The region TGTTCCACCACCAAATCAATAGCGGTAATGAGAGGAAGCGTACGTTCAATAATTTCAAGCTGTTTTTCGCGAATTTTAAAGTAGCGGTAATAATAATTTTCCCCGCGCACAAAGTGATTTTCTACATCGCGAAACGCAAGGCTTTTTGCTTTTTCTAAAGTTTTTACTGTATCCGCAATTTCCTTACCGTCCCAACTGCTGTCATTCGTTCTGAGGTACAGGGCAATTTCTTTTAACATCGACCGGAAATTCTCTTCAATTTCTCGCTGATACGTGCGAAGCTCTTGATCTAAACTTGGCATATATAAATTCACAAGCAGCGCAACGCCTATCCCGATTACAATCAAGCCAAGCTCATTAAAGACAATTCCCCATGTCATATTGCCTTTGGAGTAAATATGAAGCAAAATAACGGAACTTGTAACAATCCCTGCATTGACTTTGAATATAACCGTCACCGGAATAAATAAAAGCAGCATCAGTCCTATCACAAGTGGATGATAAGTAATCCCTTCAAAAAATATAAATGAAAACAGAATGGATAAAGAACAAGCAATAAAACGATCGCTTGCACTTCGCAACGATTTTTTCTTTGAATTTTGAATGCATAAAATAGTGATAATTCCAGCTGATACAAAAAATTCGAGGTGAAAGAACTGAGCTATAATAATAGCTAGTGATGTACCGACGGCTGTTTTAATTGTCCGGTACCCAATTTTAAATTTCATTTTCTAGACTCCTACATGTTAGTTTCTTTTTAGTGTGATAAAATACTCTATTCCTTATTAACACGAATAAAAAAATAAAACAACCTTAAATTTGGCTATACCGTATAATTGTCAATAAAAAAGTGCAGAAAAGATAGTACTCTTCCTGCACTTTTTTTATTATAAAATCTTTTCTAAAAAATCTTTAGCACGCTTACTTTTAGGCGCTGAGAAAAATTCAGCCGGAGGCGCATCTTCAACAAGCACACCGCCGTCTAAGAACAGCACACGATCCGCTACTTCTCGTGCAAATCCCATTTCATGCGTTACAATGACCATCGTCATTCCTGTTTCTGTCAGCGACTTCATTACATCTAGTACTTCTTTTACCATCTCTGGATCCAAAGCTGATGTTGGTTCATCAAACAGCATCACTTTTGGCTCCATTGCTAACGCTCGCGCAATAGCTACACGCTGCTTTTGACCGCCCGATAAGCGGCTTGGAAACTCGTTTGCTTTTTGGGCAAGTCCAACTTTTTGAAGTAATTCTTTTCCTTTAGCAACAGCAGTTTCTCTTGACATGCCTTTTACCGTCATCGGAGCATACGTTAAATTTTCAAGCACTGTCATATGTGGAAACAAGTGAAAATGCTGAAATACCATTCCTACGTTTTCACGCACGCGCATAATGTTTGTTTTTTTATCTGTAATCACTTGATCGTTAATTGAAACTAATCCGCTCGTCGGTTCTTCAAGCAGGTTCATACAGCGTAAAAAAGTAGATTTACCAGAACCAGAAGGACCGATAACAGCTACGACTTCTTTTTCCTTAATCGTAGTTGAAATGCCTTTTAAAACTTCATTTTTACCGAATGATTTGTGTAAATTTTCAACGTTAATCACCTTTTCTCATTCTCCTCTCGACTGCTTTACCAAGGAGCGTTAAGCCCATTACCATTACATAATAAATCAATCCTGCAAAAATCAACGGTTCAAGGTAGGCAAATTTTTCTCCACCTACAATGTAAGCACGGCGCATAATGTCCAGTGCTCCAATAACTGTGACGATAGCTGATTCTTTTGTTAATGTAATGAACTCATTCATTAAAGCAGGTAAAATAT is a window of Priestia aryabhattai DNA encoding:
- a CDS encoding aromatic acid exporter family protein, with translation MKFKIGYRTIKTAVGTSLAIIIAQFFHLEFFVSAGIITILCIQNSKKKSLRSASDRFIACSLSILFSFIFFEGITYHPLVIGLMLLLFIPVTVIFKVNAGIVTSSVILLHIYSKGNMTWGIVFNELGLIVIGIGVALLVNLYMPSLDQELRTYQREIEENFRSMLKEIALYLRTNDSSWDGKEIADTVKTLEKAKSLAFRDVENHFVRGENYYYRYFKIREKQLEIIERTLPLITAIDLVVEQRYMIADFIEELSLSIHPGNTAKLFLAKLQHLREAFAEMPLPNTREEFEARADLLHVVKEIEQYLVIKQTLKIS
- a CDS encoding amino acid ABC transporter ATP-binding protein — its product is MINVENLHKSFGKNEVLKGISTTIKEKEVVAVIGPSGSGKSTFLRCMNLLEEPTSGLVSINDQVITDKKTNIMRVRENVGMVFQHFHLFPHMTVLENLTYAPMTVKGMSRETAVAKGKELLQKVGLAQKANEFPSRLSGGQKQRVAIARALAMEPKVMLFDEPTSALDPEMVKEVLDVMKSLTETGMTMVIVTHEMGFAREVADRVLFLDGGVLVEDAPPAEFFSAPKSKRAKDFLEKIL